A genomic window from Lotus japonicus ecotype B-129 chromosome 1, LjGifu_v1.2 includes:
- the LOC130733428 gene encoding uncharacterized protein LOC130733428 produces the protein MNKDKIFKLAKGFRGRAKNCIRVARERVEKALQYSYRDRRNKKRDMRGLWIQRINAGTRLHGVNYGNFMHGLLKENIQLNRKVLSELSMHEPYTFKSLVDISRNSFPGNKNVVIPPRKAAI, from the exons ATGAATAAGGATAAGATTTTCAAGCTGGCAAAGGGGTTTAGGGGAAGAGCGAAGAATTGCATAAGAGTAGCAAGGGAGAGGGTCGAGAAGGCGCTGCAATATTCCTACAGAGACCGCCGCAACAAGAAGAGGGACATGCGTGGCCTTTGGATTCAGCGGATCAATGCCGGTACCCGCCTTCATGGT GTCAATTACGGAAACTTCATGCATGGGTTGCTGAAGGAGAATATCCAACTTAACAGGAAAGTGCTCTCAGAGTTATCCATGCATGAACCGTACACTTTCAAGTCGCTGGTCGACATATCCCGAAATTCATTTCCAGGAAACAAGAATGTGGTGATCCCTCCAAGAAAGGCAGCCATTTAG